A stretch of DNA from Gymnodinialimonas sp. 57CJ19:
TTCATCGCTCTTGCTGTGCGCGAAGAGGATGAAGTGGACCTTGGCCGCGTGGGAGAGGTTATTCACGCCGCCCGCGCCAAGGATGTCGCCGTAATCTTGGTCCCCGAAAACCTCTCCACCGCTGGCCTGCGCGAATTGTTGCGCCTTGGCGCGGATGATTTCGTCCCCTACCCCCTTGCCGAAGGCGCGTTGCACGACGCGATCGAAAAGATCGCCAACGCAAAACGTCCGCCCGAACCCGCCCCCATCGCCGAGGTTCCCGCCCCCGCCGCTCCCACGGCGGCCACAGGTCAGCGCATGGATGGGCAATCCGCCATTTTCGCCGTGCAGAACCTTGCCGGCGGCACCGGCGCGACAACGCTTGCGGTAAACATGGCGTGGGAATTGGCCCATGCGGACAAGAAAAACCCGCCCTCGGTCTGTGTCTTGGATTTTGATCTGCAACACGGCTCGGTCGCGACCTATCTGGACCTGCCCCGCCGCGGCATTGTTCTGGAGTTGTTGCAGGATGCAGCGTCGATGGACAACGACGGCTTCAAGCAGGCGCTTGTGACGTATCAGGAAAAGCTGGCTGTTTTCACCACCCCGGCCGAGATCGTTCCGCTGGATCTGATCGGCCCTGATGAAGTGAACGCGGTCATTGATCTTGCCGCGCAGTCCTTTGACATCGTTGTCATTGATATGCCTCAGACGATGGTGATGTGGACGGAAACCGTCCTGGACCGTGCGGACGTGTATTTCACCACGATGGAGTTGGACCTGCGTTCAGCCCAGAACGCCATGCGTTTCATCGAGGCGTGCAAATCCGAAGGGCTGGCGCTGGACAAGATGCACTACGTCTTGAACCGCGCGCCGGGCATGACCGATTTGAACGGCAAGAACCGGATGAAAAAGATGGCCGATGGCCTTGGGGTCAAGTTCTCCACCCTGCTTCCCGAAGGGGGCAAGGCCGTCATGCAGGCGGGCGACAACGGTGAAACATTGGCCGAAGCCGCGAAGAAGAACCCCTTACGCAAGGAAATCATGAAGCTGACCGACGGGCTTTACAAAGCCATGGCGACCGGCGCGAAAGCGAAGGGGTAACGCGATGTTTTCCAAGTACAAGAAATCCGGCAATGGCGCTGGCGTTGCGCCTATCAGCGAAGTGACCAAGGCCGCCAAAGCCGCCCCGGCACCGGCCCCCGCCGCAGCCGCAGCCGCAGCGCCCGACGCCCCCAAAGCCGCAGCGCCTGCACCCAAAGTCGCCCGCAAGCCCGGCCCCGTGGCCGCGGTGCCGACGCCTGCGGCCGCCAGCGGCGAGGACAAGGACCGCAAGCGCCGTCTGCGTCTGGATGAAGTGAAGACCGAGATGCACCACCGGCTTCTCGACAACCTGAACCTGTCGGCGCTGGAAGGCGCCAAAGAAGCCGAGCTTCGCGCCGAAATCACCTCCATCACCAGCGAGCAGCTTGGTGAAATGGGTGTCGTGCTGAACCGAGAAGATCGCCAGACCCTGAACACTGAATTGTTCGACGAGGTCACCGGCCTCGGCCCGCTGGAACCGCTTCTGAAAGACGACACCGTTAACGATATTCTGGTGAATGGCCCCAACCGGGTGTTCGTGGAACGCGCGGGTAAGCTGGAACTCAGCGATGTGCGTTTCAAGGACGAACGCCACCTGCTGCGGATCATCGACAAGATCGTTTCCGCCGTGGGTCGCCGGGTGGACGAAAGCAACCCCTACGTCGATGCGCGTCTGAAAGATGGCTCTCGTTTCAACGCCATGGTGCCGCCGGTGGCTGTGGACGGGTCGCTCGTCTCCATTCGTAAGTTCAAGAAAGAGAAACTGGGCATTGATGACCTGGTGAAATTCGGCGCGTTTTCCGAAGAAATGGCCGCCTACATCCAGGCCGCCGTGGCGTGCCGTTTGAACGTGATTGTGTCGGGCGGTACGGGCTCGGGTAAAACCACCACGCTCAACGCGCTGTCTTCCTTCATCGACAACTCCGAACGCATCCTGACGATCGAGGATACGGCTGAACTCCAGCTGCAACAGGTTCATGTGGGCCGGATGGAAAGCCGTCCGCCGAACGTGGAAGGCAAGGGCGCCGTGACACA
This window harbors:
- a CDS encoding CpaF family protein yields the protein MFSKYKKSGNGAGVAPISEVTKAAKAAPAPAPAAAAAAAPDAPKAAAPAPKVARKPGPVAAVPTPAAASGEDKDRKRRLRLDEVKTEMHHRLLDNLNLSALEGAKEAELRAEITSITSEQLGEMGVVLNREDRQTLNTELFDEVTGLGPLEPLLKDDTVNDILVNGPNRVFVERAGKLELSDVRFKDERHLLRIIDKIVSAVGRRVDESNPYVDARLKDGSRFNAMVPPVAVDGSLVSIRKFKKEKLGIDDLVKFGAFSEEMAAYIQAAVACRLNVIVSGGTGSGKTTTLNALSSFIDNSERILTIEDTAELQLQQVHVGRMESRPPNVEGKGAVTQRDCLRNALRMRPDRIIVGETRGEEVIDMLQAMNTGHDGSMTTIHANNARDACSRLENMVAMAGIEMPLKAVRAQISAAVHLIVQASRLQDGSRRMVSITEVTGMEGEVISMQEVFRFQRTGLQPDGKILGHFTACGVRSHYSERFRQWGYDLPASIYEPIAAQ
- a CDS encoding AAA family ATPase; this encodes MEKELGEAWGDLGFDEARDFINALDKGTLEFIALAVREEDEVDLGRVGEVIHAARAKDVAVILVPENLSTAGLRELLRLGADDFVPYPLAEGALHDAIEKIANAKRPPEPAPIAEVPAPAAPTAATGQRMDGQSAIFAVQNLAGGTGATTLAVNMAWELAHADKKNPPSVCVLDFDLQHGSVATYLDLPRRGIVLELLQDAASMDNDGFKQALVTYQEKLAVFTTPAEIVPLDLIGPDEVNAVIDLAAQSFDIVVIDMPQTMVMWTETVLDRADVYFTTMELDLRSAQNAMRFIEACKSEGLALDKMHYVLNRAPGMTDLNGKNRMKKMADGLGVKFSTLLPEGGKAVMQAGDNGETLAEAAKKNPLRKEIMKLTDGLYKAMATGAKAKG